In a genomic window of Gloeocapsopsis dulcis:
- a CDS encoding DUF4089 domain-containing protein, with protein sequence MEKKIDVAEYVDFTALILDLEINSEYREGVIANFERIQAIAQLVNEFPLLEIEASPTFEP encoded by the coding sequence ATGGAAAAAAAAATTGATGTTGCAGAGTACGTTGATTTCACAGCTTTAATCCTCGACTTAGAAATCAATTCTGAATACCGAGAAGGTGTCATTGCCAACTTTGAGAGAATACAAGCGATCGCACAACTCGTTAACGAATTTCCCCTACTAGAAATTGAAGCTTCACCAACCTTTGAACCATGA
- a CDS encoding GNAT family N-acetyltransferase, which translates to MLKIIQVQTEEHKKHIYKLLEENLNETYLLVKHEFNLTFDVDVLLKQDLIKMSQFALPLGRLLLAEYNDNVAGCLGLRKIGEEVGEIKRMYVRPEYRGKRVGRALVQAIISEAQQIGYSKLCLDCAPFAKAAQALYYSVGFQSIQPYPESEIPEEYHSNWTFMELIIK; encoded by the coding sequence ATGCTCAAAATTATTCAAGTACAAACTGAAGAGCATAAAAAACATATTTACAAACTACTTGAAGAAAATCTCAATGAAACTTACCTACTTGTTAAACATGAATTTAATCTCACCTTTGATGTAGATGTTTTGTTGAAGCAAGATCTCATAAAAATGTCTCAGTTTGCTTTACCCTTAGGACGATTATTGCTAGCAGAATATAATGATAATGTCGCTGGTTGCCTTGGTTTGCGGAAAATTGGTGAGGAGGTAGGCGAAATCAAAAGAATGTACGTTCGTCCAGAGTATCGCGGAAAAAGAGTTGGTAGGGCTTTAGTACAAGCTATTATTAGTGAAGCGCAACAGATAGGTTACTCAAAGTTGTGTTTGGATTGCGCACCTTTTGCTAAAGCAGCGCAAGCACTTTATTACTCAGTTGGTTTTCAGAGTATTCAGCCATATCCTGAAAGTGAAATTCCCGAAGAATACCACTCAAACTGGACATTTATGGAGTTAATTATCAAGTGA
- a CDS encoding GNAT family N-acetyltransferase: protein MNQFNVIQANSTHIELIAPLLDSYRQFYGQTADLIQVQNFLYERLVKEESVVFIAVTQHNTFDCLGFTQLYPSFSSVALQRTWILNDLFVLPKFRNQGVAMALLNAAQDFAIHTKAKRLTLATAIDNYAAQKLYEKAGYTKDEIFYHYQLDVSIPSSNEFHS, encoded by the coding sequence GTGAATCAGTTCAACGTCATTCAAGCTAATTCTACTCATATCGAACTTATTGCCCCTTTGTTAGATAGCTATCGCCAGTTTTATGGGCAAACAGCCGACTTGATCCAAGTACAGAATTTTTTGTACGAACGATTAGTTAAAGAAGAGTCTGTCGTTTTCATCGCCGTTACTCAGCACAACACTTTTGATTGTCTAGGTTTTACTCAACTGTATCCTTCATTTTCATCTGTCGCGCTGCAACGTACTTGGATACTCAACGATCTCTTTGTACTGCCAAAATTTAGAAATCAGGGCGTGGCTATGGCATTGTTGAATGCTGCACAAGACTTTGCTATACACACCAAGGCAAAACGGCTAACCCTGGCAACTGCCATTGATAACTATGCTGCACAAAAATTGTATGAAAAAGCAGGATACACAAAAGATGAAATATTTTATCACTATCAGTTAGATGTCTCAATTCCAAGTAGTAATGAGTTTCATTCATAG
- a CDS encoding CobW family GTP-binding protein, translating to MAGLMTETAKSVLNLPKRGMPVTIITGFLGSGKTTLLNQILTNKKDLKVAVLVNEFGDINIDSQLLVSLDEDMVELSNGCICCTINDGLVDAVYRVLERDSRIDYLVIETTGIADPLPIILTFVGTELRELTNLDSILTLVDAEAFTPEHFDSEAALKQIYYGDMILLNKTDLVSAKKLEEVEAYIRNIKVGARIIPTQYGQVSLPLILGIGMTPIDAYTQDTHSEHHHHNHNHHHHHDHEHHSHHLENDGFISLSFESDRPFNVHKFEQFLTQQMPQNIFRAKGILWFSDSDLRHIFQLSGSRYDLNAEQWLSSPKNQLVFIGRDLDTTQIQQQLNECLV from the coding sequence ATGGCAGGTTTAATGACCGAGACAGCCAAATCTGTGTTAAATCTTCCCAAGCGGGGAATGCCAGTGACTATTATTACTGGTTTTTTAGGAAGTGGTAAAACAACGTTACTTAATCAAATTCTAACAAACAAAAAGGACTTAAAAGTTGCTGTTTTAGTTAATGAGTTTGGTGACATCAATATTGATAGCCAACTGTTGGTTTCGCTTGATGAGGACATGGTGGAATTAAGTAATGGCTGTATTTGTTGCACAATTAACGATGGACTAGTTGATGCTGTTTATCGAGTTTTAGAACGCGACAGCCGCATTGATTACTTAGTTATTGAAACCACAGGAATTGCTGATCCTTTACCAATTATCCTCACGTTTGTCGGCACAGAACTACGCGAGTTAACAAATCTAGATTCGATCCTTACCTTAGTCGATGCTGAAGCATTTACTCCAGAACACTTTGATAGTGAAGCTGCACTCAAGCAAATTTATTATGGTGATATGATTTTGCTCAATAAAACTGACCTTGTATCTGCTAAAAAGCTAGAGGAAGTGGAAGCTTACATCCGAAATATTAAAGTAGGAGCAAGAATTATTCCAACTCAATATGGTCAAGTATCTTTACCACTAATTCTCGGCATAGGAATGACGCCCATTGACGCATATACTCAAGATACACATAGCGAGCATCATCACCACAACCACAATCATCACCATCACCACGACCACGAACATCATTCGCATCATCTCGAAAATGATGGCTTTATTTCATTATCCTTCGAGAGCGATCGCCCCTTTAATGTTCATAAGTTCGAGCAATTTCTCACCCAACAAATGCCTCAAAATATTTTCCGTGCTAAAGGTATCTTGTGGTTCAGTGACAGCGATTTACGGCACATTTTTCAACTGAGTGGTTCTCGCTACGACTTGAATGCAGAGCAATGGTTGAGTTCTCCAAAAAACCAATTAGTGTTTATTGGGCGTGATTTAGACACTACCCAGATTCAACAACAGCTCAATGAATGTTTAGTGTAA
- a CDS encoding AraC family transcriptional regulator: MKRISAVSVASGDIVPVSSHSPLLSSAKSSWDGIQVEQHCLPASECPELELQHHSITIILGQPFEIDWRLAGGHQQTTQMKRGDICITPCGVPTQARWHKPVNFLLLSISPTLIERAVYKSIDTSLIEIAPKRGVHDPQILHIGSALKAELETGCESGSLYGESLGLALVVHFLKRYSISKTVIREPSEGLQAQKLQQVIDYINYNLEATVTIKEIAAVVGMSSYYFARQFKLSTGLSPHQYVIQCRIKQAKNLLTENKLPIVEIAHCVGCSSQSNFTAFFHKYVGITPQAYRKQTRRR, from the coding sequence GTGAAGAGAATCTCAGCCGTTAGCGTAGCTAGCGGAGATATTGTTCCTGTATCCTCTCATTCACCACTGTTGTCCAGTGCAAAATCGAGTTGGGATGGCATTCAAGTTGAACAACATTGTTTACCAGCTTCCGAGTGTCCTGAGCTAGAGTTACAGCACCACAGTATTACCATAATACTCGGACAGCCATTTGAGATCGACTGGCGTTTAGCTGGCGGACATCAACAAACTACACAGATGAAGAGAGGAGATATTTGTATTACTCCTTGCGGGGTTCCAACTCAAGCTCGCTGGCACAAGCCAGTAAATTTTCTTTTACTCTCGATTAGTCCAACGCTAATTGAGCGTGCTGTCTATAAATCAATTGATACAAGTTTAATTGAAATTGCCCCAAAGCGGGGAGTGCACGATCCTCAGATCCTACATATTGGTTCAGCATTAAAAGCAGAACTTGAAACTGGGTGCGAATCAGGTTCTCTCTACGGAGAATCGCTAGGTTTAGCTCTAGTAGTTCATTTTCTCAAACGCTATTCTATATCGAAAACAGTGATTCGAGAACCTTCTGAGGGTCTTCAAGCACAGAAACTTCAGCAGGTAATTGATTACATTAACTATAATCTGGAAGCTACAGTCACTATCAAAGAAATTGCGGCTGTTGTCGGAATGAGTTCTTATTACTTTGCGCGCCAGTTTAAGCTTTCAACTGGGCTATCTCCACATCAGTATGTAATTCAATGCCGAATTAAGCAAGCTAAAAATCTGCTGACTGAGAACAAATTGCCAATTGTAGAAATTGCCCACTGTGTTGGCTGTTCAAGTCAAAGCAACTTCACAGCATTTTTTCACAAATATGTGGGGATAACACCACAAGCTTATCGAAAACAGACACGCCGACGTTAA
- a CDS encoding lycopene cyclase domain-containing protein yields MSYFLFHLLFVVPPILFLAWIQPQPLAGVGGRRAWLGLPLIAIVAFIYTTPWDNYLVWRKVWGYGSDRVLGTIGYVPIEEYLFFILQCILTGLWLYWLLARYKEPIQENASLSLRVLLLVVGVSLSIAGFLMLRSPSTVYLGLILAWSAPVLTLQWVIGAAKLQAMHRIWLIATVVPTLYLWIIDRIAIGNGIWQISEMYTTGIKLFGLPIEEATFFLVTNLLVVQGLLLLLLLKLPISLAMMVSPDSHQAHT; encoded by the coding sequence ATGAGCTATTTTCTATTTCATTTGCTATTTGTGGTTCCCCCGATTCTTTTTCTCGCATGGATACAGCCGCAACCACTTGCAGGTGTTGGTGGGCGTAGGGCGTGGTTAGGGCTACCTTTAATTGCAATTGTCGCCTTTATCTATACAACACCTTGGGACAACTATTTAGTTTGGCGGAAAGTGTGGGGATATGGCAGCGATCGCGTTTTAGGAACAATCGGCTATGTACCAATTGAGGAATATTTATTTTTCATCCTGCAATGTATTTTGACAGGACTCTGGCTTTACTGGCTGCTAGCACGTTACAAAGAGCCAATTCAAGAAAATGCTTCCCTATCTTTGCGAGTACTGTTACTGGTAGTTGGAGTATCATTAAGTATTGCTGGGTTTTTGATGCTGCGATCGCCCTCGACGGTATATTTAGGATTAATTCTTGCTTGGTCTGCGCCTGTATTAACACTGCAATGGGTAATAGGTGCAGCAAAACTTCAAGCAATGCACCGTATCTGGTTAATTGCTACTGTTGTCCCGACATTGTATTTATGGATAATTGACCGGATTGCAATTGGTAACGGTATTTGGCAAATTTCTGAGATGTATACCACTGGGATTAAACTGTTTGGATTACCAATTGAGGAGGCGACTTTCTTCCTTGTAACTAATTTGCTGGTGGTGCAGGGTTTACTATTGTTGCTGTTGTTAAAACTGCCAATAAGTCTTGCAATGATGGTATCTCCTGATTCTCATCAAGCACACACCTAA
- a CDS encoding DMT family transporter — protein MTTVIKPNMSAREWLLLVVLSILWGSSFFFIKIILQELQPLSRVFIRVGLAAIALTTFVYMRGQRMPASPRIWRAFLVMGALNNLIPFTLIVWGQTHINSSLAAILNATTPVFTVVLAHFIHDQRLTLNRLVGVLLGLCGAIVLIGSEVLYELNLQSLGQFAILGAAISYSFAGIYGRRFRKLSPVVTATGMLISTTIMMLPLTLLWDWSFKLSIITWSALLGLAILSTAIAYLIYFHLLAAVGATNLLLVTFLIPISALLLGVFILNEQLTWNAIAGMALIFVGLVAIDGRLVSKIKQCKKQ, from the coding sequence ATGACTACAGTGATCAAACCAAATATGAGTGCGAGAGAATGGTTGCTCCTTGTCGTACTTTCTATTTTATGGGGTAGTTCCTTTTTTTTCATCAAAATAATCCTTCAAGAGTTGCAACCACTGTCAAGAGTTTTCATTCGTGTTGGCTTAGCGGCGATCGCATTAACGACTTTTGTTTACATGAGGGGACAACGAATGCCAGCCTCACCGCGAATTTGGAGAGCATTTTTAGTGATGGGTGCGCTGAATAACCTCATTCCCTTTACTCTCATTGTTTGGGGACAGACACATATCAACAGCAGTTTAGCAGCTATTCTCAATGCTACAACTCCAGTATTTACAGTAGTGCTAGCGCACTTTATCCACGATCAACGCTTGACATTAAATCGCCTGGTAGGGGTTCTCCTTGGGCTATGTGGCGCGATCGTATTAATTGGTTCAGAAGTGTTGTATGAGTTAAACCTACAGAGTTTAGGGCAATTTGCCATCCTCGGTGCTGCCATTTCCTATAGCTTTGCTGGGATCTATGGACGACGATTTAGAAAATTATCGCCTGTAGTCACTGCCACAGGAATGCTTATTAGCACAACGATAATGATGTTACCACTGACACTTCTCTGGGATTGGTCTTTTAAACTTAGTATTATTACTTGGAGTGCTTTATTAGGACTAGCGATACTGAGTACAGCGATCGCCTATTTGATTTATTTTCATCTCTTAGCTGCCGTAGGCGCAACGAATCTTTTGCTAGTCACCTTTTTGATTCCAATCAGTGCGCTGCTACTAGGTGTATTTATCTTAAATGAACAGCTGACGTGGAATGCGATCGCAGGTATGGCATTAATCTTTGTTGGGCTGGTAGCTATTGATGGCAGACTTGTATCAAAAATTAAACAGTGTAAAAAACAGTAA
- the ada gene encoding bifunctional DNA-binding transcriptional regulator/O6-methylguanine-DNA methyltransferase Ada, whose translation MMKSAQLDFAEEIWQAVVSRDSKFDGKIFYGVHSTKIYCRPSCPSRKPNRSQVTIFQSAQAAELQGFRPCKRCQPHAIAPTINKILTACRYIEAQSDRVPTLTELSTQVAMSPTHFQRVFKQIVGVTPFEYGNAQRRERLKQHLHQGVKITDALYEVGYGSSSRLYEQAPEQLGMTPARYKQHGRGEEIRYTSANSPLGYLTIAATKRGICSVKLGDDLAKLENELHNEFCHASLHRADEELQEWTQALINYLSGKLSLSELPYDVKATAFQIQVWEALKQIPFGTTVSYSDVACSIGHPTAIRAVARACATNPIALIIPCHRVLPKAGGLGGYRWGVSRKQALLEMEQL comes from the coding sequence ATGATGAAATCAGCACAGTTAGATTTTGCAGAAGAAATCTGGCAAGCCGTTGTCAGTCGGGATTCAAAGTTCGATGGCAAGATTTTCTACGGCGTACACTCGACAAAGATTTATTGTCGTCCTAGCTGCCCTAGTCGCAAACCAAACCGCAGCCAAGTAACAATTTTTCAATCTGCCCAAGCCGCCGAATTACAAGGGTTTCGTCCTTGTAAGCGATGTCAACCACACGCGATCGCTCCTACCATCAATAAGATCCTCACAGCCTGTCGTTATATTGAAGCACAAAGCGATCGCGTGCCCACATTAACAGAACTGAGTACTCAAGTAGCCATGAGTCCTACTCACTTTCAGAGAGTATTTAAGCAAATTGTTGGTGTTACTCCCTTTGAATACGGAAATGCTCAAAGAAGAGAACGATTGAAACAACATCTCCATCAAGGTGTAAAAATTACTGATGCGCTTTATGAAGTGGGCTATGGTTCCAGTAGTCGCCTTTATGAGCAAGCCCCAGAACAACTCGGAATGACTCCTGCTAGATACAAGCAACATGGGAGAGGGGAAGAAATTCGCTATACAAGTGCAAACTCACCTCTAGGTTATCTGACAATTGCTGCTACTAAGCGGGGGATATGTAGCGTAAAACTTGGAGATGATCTGGCAAAATTAGAGAACGAACTTCACAATGAATTTTGCCACGCATCACTGCATCGCGCAGATGAAGAACTGCAAGAGTGGACTCAGGCTTTAATAAACTATCTCAGTGGTAAATTATCTTTATCAGAACTTCCCTACGATGTCAAAGCTACTGCATTTCAAATTCAAGTTTGGGAAGCACTCAAGCAAATTCCCTTCGGTACAACGGTGAGTTACAGTGACGTTGCTTGCTCAATTGGGCACCCAACCGCTATTCGTGCTGTAGCACGTGCTTGTGCAACAAACCCTATTGCTTTAATTATTCCGTGTCATCGCGTGTTACCCAAAGCTGGTGGATTAGGAGGATATCGCTGGGGGGTATCTCGTAAACAAGCACTTTTGGAAATGGAACAACTTTGA
- a CDS encoding 2OG-Fe(II) oxygenase family protein, with amino-acid sequence MHYPRLEQPPKPGQVRAGAHSDYGSITLLFQDQVGGLEVQTRSSEWILAPAIPNTVVVNTGDLMQRWTNHVFCSTKHRVMIPTDERITRSRYSIAFFCHPNHDAEIACLPSCSIENPAIYPPISAGDHLLRRLQATY; translated from the coding sequence CTGCATTATCCTCGATTAGAGCAACCACCAAAACCAGGACAAGTTCGCGCTGGGGCGCATTCTGACTACGGCAGTATTACACTTCTATTTCAAGATCAAGTAGGAGGATTAGAAGTACAAACCAGGAGTAGTGAATGGATTTTAGCGCCTGCGATTCCTAATACAGTTGTCGTCAATACGGGAGATTTGATGCAGCGGTGGACAAATCATGTTTTCTGTTCTACCAAACATCGGGTCATGATTCCAACAGATGAAAGGATAACGCGATCGCGCTATTCTATCGCCTTTTTCTGTCATCCAAACCATGATGCAGAGATTGCTTGTCTTCCCAGTTGTAGTATAGAAAATCCAGCAATTTATCCACCAATTTCTGCTGGAGATCATTTACTTAGACGCCTGCAAGCAACTTATTAG
- a CDS encoding DUF3891 family protein: MIVNPTRHGWEIIYHRAHALLAAQIGGQWQKKNAPIRLYETIAAISHHDDLEKEWEEKNLTPAGAPMDFTLDPETSYDELRKHLERALYRGRWVALLNSMHMSRLQEGKRSESAEAASFLDEQLKYQQQWCKELGISKQDTDDAYAFMQWCDRLSLILCQRELPADNRALEISKAHDGQRYDIMQLDDGFVTVMPWCFEDKRFTVNVEASDLDQVKFDDNTSLVAALKFAPRKIIEWTFVKS; this comes from the coding sequence ATGATTGTCAATCCTACCCGACATGGATGGGAAATTATCTATCACCGCGCTCATGCGTTGCTTGCAGCCCAAATTGGCGGACAATGGCAAAAGAAAAACGCTCCTATCAGGTTATATGAAACGATCGCAGCAATTTCTCACCACGATGACTTAGAAAAAGAGTGGGAGGAAAAGAACCTCACCCCAGCAGGCGCACCAATGGATTTTACGCTCGATCCGGAAACATCCTACGATGAGCTACGTAAGCATTTAGAAAGAGCATTGTATCGTGGGCGTTGGGTTGCGTTGCTTAATTCAATGCATATGAGTCGTTTGCAAGAAGGTAAGCGTTCGGAATCAGCCGAGGCTGCTAGCTTTCTAGATGAGCAGTTAAAGTATCAACAGCAGTGGTGTAAAGAATTAGGTATCTCTAAACAAGATACGGATGACGCGTACGCATTTATGCAGTGGTGCGATCGCTTGTCTTTGATTCTTTGTCAAAGAGAACTTCCCGCCGATAATCGGGCGCTAGAAATCAGTAAGGCACACGATGGGCAACGCTACGACATCATGCAGTTGGATGATGGATTCGTGACGGTAATGCCGTGGTGTTTTGAGGATAAGCGCTTTACAGTTAATGTGGAAGCCTCCGATCTCGATCAGGTCAAGTTTGATGACAATACTAGCTTGGTTGCAGCCTTAAAATTTGCGCCACGTAAGATAATAGAGTGGACATTTGTCAAGTCATAA
- a CDS encoding AtzE family amidohydrolase yields the protein MNDAVSIAAAVRESRLSAVEVAQTALKCITQRKELNCFTAITDDSALQDAQQIDRAIALGNNPGSLAGVPFAVKNLYDVAGITTLAGAKINAENPPASQDATAVAKLKQAGAVLVGTLNMDEYAYGFVTENAHYGATHNPHDVNRVAGGSSGGSAAAVAADLVPLTLGTDTNGSIRVPAAFCGVFGLKPTYGRLSRAGVTLFSSSLDHVGPFARSVRDIATVFDVLQGYDDRDPVCTQRSPELCLPQLNRGIENLRIAIAGDYFTKGAEPEAIEAVEQVAQALDITEYITIPEAQRARAAAFLITSCEGANLHMEKLRTRSQDFDFATRDRFLAGALIPSHWYIQAQRFRRWFRDRVREIFQRVDIILAPTTPCFAPLIGQKTMILDGEEILIRPHLGLFTQPLSFIGLPVLSVPIHRSGSLPLGVQLIAAPYNEALILQVAATLEAKGNISTYTS from the coding sequence ATGAATGATGCTGTCTCGATCGCTGCTGCCGTCCGCGAAAGTAGACTAAGTGCAGTCGAAGTTGCCCAAACCGCACTCAAATGTATTACACAACGCAAAGAACTGAACTGTTTTACTGCTATTACCGATGACTCGGCATTGCAGGATGCGCAACAAATTGATCGTGCGATCGCATTAGGAAATAACCCTGGTTCGCTTGCTGGAGTGCCCTTTGCTGTCAAAAATTTATACGACGTTGCTGGAATTACTACACTTGCAGGCGCAAAAATTAATGCTGAAAACCCACCAGCCTCTCAAGATGCTACTGCTGTAGCTAAATTAAAACAAGCAGGTGCAGTCCTAGTAGGTACTTTAAATATGGATGAGTACGCCTACGGCTTTGTCACAGAAAATGCGCATTATGGGGCAACGCATAATCCCCACGATGTTAATCGGGTAGCAGGTGGTTCTTCTGGTGGTTCTGCAGCAGCGGTAGCGGCAGATTTAGTACCCCTCACGCTTGGTACAGATACCAATGGTTCAATTCGCGTACCTGCGGCGTTTTGTGGCGTATTTGGCTTAAAACCAACCTATGGTAGGTTATCGCGGGCAGGAGTTACTTTATTTTCTAGCAGTTTAGATCATGTTGGACCGTTTGCACGTTCGGTGCGCGATATTGCAACGGTGTTTGATGTTTTGCAAGGATACGACGATCGCGATCCTGTATGTACCCAGCGATCGCCTGAACTATGTCTACCACAACTCAATCGCGGTATTGAGAATTTACGAATTGCGATCGCAGGTGATTACTTTACTAAAGGCGCTGAACCTGAAGCAATAGAAGCAGTAGAACAAGTTGCACAAGCTTTAGATATTACCGAGTATATTACTATCCCTGAAGCACAGCGCGCCCGTGCCGCAGCATTTCTCATTACGTCGTGTGAAGGTGCAAATTTACATATGGAGAAGTTGCGGACGCGATCACAAGATTTTGATTTCGCAACACGCGATCGCTTTTTGGCTGGGGCGTTGATTCCAAGTCATTGGTACATTCAAGCACAAAGGTTTCGTCGTTGGTTTCGCGATCGCGTCCGTGAAATTTTCCAACGTGTAGATATTATTCTTGCACCGACAACACCATGTTTTGCACCTTTAATCGGGCAAAAAACAATGATATTAGATGGAGAAGAAATTCTCATCCGTCCGCATTTAGGACTCTTTACTCAACCACTATCTTTTATTGGTTTACCTGTTTTATCTGTTCCAATTCACCGTTCAGGTTCCTTACCTTTAGGTGTACAACTAATAGCTGCACCTTATAATGAAGCACTAATTTTACAGGTTGCAGCTACTTTAGAGGCGAAAGGCAACATTTCCACTTATACTTCTTGA
- a CDS encoding DUF5895 domain-containing protein: MVSAVIHAPSFDFDDDKFKAPASEVLPWCQMINPQWGENGLKPYGLAITQENANLVGFTPDENWQQVEYTFGSGEIVQLFITTTPQLLVLHRGPVCIKDRTTNTTLGRLVDHYDAFTSEKLKYKTFTRYLVFLVGKNQKLLHHSPLRLTLSGAAGASFSTAFRTSKNGQVTSGFTLELEKAYAAFRQQPLTAKSGLFHAHGVFCPTITSEERGVASNKALVAVTVDYKHPTAENLVDYLIPINSEASTVICHTFETYKDFAKEQPKLEVAAIPEIEEANEPERFDEYDFDAAPY, from the coding sequence ATGGTTTCAGCCGTAATTCATGCCCCTAGTTTTGACTTTGATGATGACAAATTTAAAGCACCTGCTTCTGAGGTACTGCCTTGGTGTCAAATGATTAACCCACAATGGGGTGAAAATGGACTAAAGCCCTATGGCTTGGCAATCACTCAGGAAAACGCAAATCTTGTGGGTTTTACACCCGATGAAAATTGGCAGCAGGTAGAATATACTTTTGGTTCGGGCGAAATAGTCCAGTTGTTTATTACGACTACTCCCCAACTATTGGTGCTGCATCGAGGACCTGTTTGTATCAAAGACCGTACTACAAATACCACTTTAGGTCGTTTAGTGGATCATTACGATGCCTTTACGAGTGAAAAACTAAAATATAAAACATTTACACGCTATCTTGTTTTCTTGGTAGGGAAAAATCAAAAACTTCTGCATCATTCCCCATTGCGCTTGACGTTGAGTGGTGCGGCTGGAGCAAGTTTTAGTACAGCTTTTCGTACCTCAAAAAATGGTCAAGTGACGAGTGGATTTACTTTAGAACTAGAGAAAGCTTATGCTGCTTTCCGCCAGCAGCCATTAACAGCTAAGAGTGGACTGTTTCACGCCCACGGCGTTTTTTGTCCAACGATTACCTCTGAGGAAAGAGGAGTGGCATCTAACAAAGCTTTGGTGGCTGTTACGGTAGACTACAAGCATCCTACAGCAGAGAACTTAGTAGACTACTTGATTCCAATAAATTCAGAGGCATCTACTGTCATCTGTCACACGTTTGAAACTTATAAAGATTTTGCTAAAGAGCAACCAAAACTAGAAGTTGCTGCTATACCTGAAATTGAGGAAGCAAACGAGCCTGAACGCTTTGATGAATATGATTTTGATGCTGCACCTTACTAA
- a CDS encoding GNAT family N-acetyltransferase translates to MIRCENLLDASAIYNIHTQAFERENEAQLVKSIRHSERYIPQLSLVAEVDNTVVGHILFSYIDLVGEETLRILGLAPLAVVPQFQGEGIGSALIRIGLETADTMGESLVIVLGHPQFYSRFGFQPSVNYDIESPFPVPEDVFMVKPLANYQEKYQGKVVYPPAFQEV, encoded by the coding sequence GTGATTCGCTGTGAAAATTTACTAGACGCTTCAGCAATTTATAATATTCACACTCAAGCTTTTGAACGTGAGAATGAGGCACAGTTAGTTAAAAGTATTCGTCATTCAGAGCGTTATATTCCTCAGTTATCACTTGTTGCAGAAGTTGATAATACTGTAGTTGGTCACATTTTATTTAGCTATATTGACCTTGTAGGAGAAGAAACTTTACGGATATTGGGTTTAGCACCTTTAGCAGTTGTTCCTCAATTTCAAGGAGAAGGAATTGGTAGCGCACTTATCCGAATAGGTTTAGAAACTGCGGATACTATGGGAGAATCGTTAGTTATTGTTTTAGGACATCCTCAGTTTTACTCGCGCTTTGGTTTTCAACCATCTGTTAATTATGACATTGAGTCACCTTTTCCAGTACCAGAAGATGTTTTTATGGTAAAACCACTAGCAAATTATCAAGAGAAGTATCAAGGAAAAGTTGTTTATCCACCTGCTTTTCAAGAAGTATAA
- the ilvN gene encoding acetolactate synthase small subunit, producing MKHTLSVLVEDEAGVLTRIAGLFARRGFNIESLAVGPAEQNGISRITMVVPGDDRVIEQLTKQLYKLVNVLKVQDITETPCVERELMLLKVNATSSTRSEIVELAQIFRARVVDVAEDSLTLEVVGDPGKIVAIVQVLQKFGLREVARTGKIALTRESGVNTELLKSLEAAKV from the coding sequence ATGAAACACACTTTATCTGTTTTAGTAGAAGATGAAGCGGGAGTTTTGACCCGCATTGCTGGTTTATTTGCGCGCCGTGGCTTTAATATCGAAAGCCTTGCAGTTGGTCCTGCCGAGCAAAACGGCATTTCGCGAATTACAATGGTTGTCCCAGGTGATGACAGGGTAATCGAGCAACTTACGAAACAACTCTACAAGCTAGTCAACGTCCTCAAAGTACAGGATATTACCGAAACTCCGTGTGTCGAGCGAGAACTGATGCTTCTAAAAGTCAACGCCACGAGTTCTACACGCTCAGAAATTGTCGAGTTAGCCCAGATTTTTCGCGCACGGGTTGTCGATGTTGCCGAAGACTCACTCACGCTAGAAGTCGTCGGCGATCCTGGTAAAATAGTGGCGATCGTCCAGGTGTTGCAAAAGTTTGGTTTACGAGAAGTTGCTCGGACTGGCAAAATTGCTTTAACGAGAGAATCTGGTGTAAATACAGAATTACTCAAATCTTTAGAAGCCGCAAAAGTTTAG